A region of Bacillota bacterium DNA encodes the following proteins:
- a CDS encoding ABC transporter ATP-binding protein, protein MEAAVAAVDLRKHFRRRQVGKNPLARWFWRRGSRKAEAAAENHGTGGEAREDLIVAVDGVSFEVKPGEIFGLLGPNGAGKTTTIRMLATLLEPSAGHAYICGYDVTRQPAEARKRLGAVLAGDRSLYWKLSGRENLEFFATLYHVPRHRIKKRVDELLERMQLADRADELVERYSTGMKQRLSLARALLADPPVLLLDEPTLGLDPQSARNLRELVLELKREGRAILLTTHYMEEADFLSDRIAIIDHGKIIALDTPEGLKNRLAADRIYRLEVAGLNGSVDQLAARVPGMKVLEQKRNEGSGSTHLTFTLAEGQAGPEALWQAIAGNGLSVLNYSVKEPTLEDVFIALTGRGLRD, encoded by the coding sequence ATGGAGGCGGCCGTGGCGGCGGTGGACTTGCGCAAGCATTTCCGGCGGCGGCAAGTAGGCAAGAATCCGCTGGCGCGCTGGTTCTGGCGGCGGGGGAGCCGCAAGGCCGAAGCGGCGGCCGAAAACCACGGGACGGGCGGCGAGGCGCGCGAGGACCTCATCGTGGCGGTGGACGGCGTCAGCTTCGAGGTGAAGCCCGGGGAAATTTTCGGGCTGCTGGGCCCCAACGGGGCGGGCAAGACGACCACCATTCGCATGCTGGCGACGCTGCTCGAGCCCTCGGCGGGACACGCCTATATCTGCGGCTACGACGTGACGCGCCAGCCTGCCGAAGCGCGCAAGCGGCTGGGTGCCGTGCTGGCCGGCGACCGCAGCTTGTATTGGAAACTGTCGGGCCGGGAGAACCTGGAGTTTTTCGCCACGCTCTATCACGTCCCGCGACATCGCATCAAAAAGCGCGTGGACGAGCTGCTGGAGCGCATGCAGCTGGCGGATCGCGCGGACGAGCTCGTGGAGCGCTACTCGACGGGCATGAAGCAGCGGCTGTCCCTGGCCCGGGCGCTCTTGGCGGACCCGCCCGTGTTGCTGCTGGACGAGCCTACCTTGGGCCTGGACCCGCAGTCGGCCCGCAACTTGCGGGAGCTGGTGCTGGAGCTGAAGCGGGAAGGCCGCGCCATCTTGCTGACGACCCACTACATGGAGGAGGCCGACTTCCTCAGCGACCGCATCGCCATCATCGACCACGGCAAGATCATCGCTCTTGACACCCCGGAAGGGCTTAAGAACCGCCTGGCGGCCGACCGCATCTACCGCTTGGAAGTGGCCGGGCTCAACGGCAGCGTCGACCAGCTGGCCGCGCGCGTGCCCGGCATGAAGGTGCTCGAGCAAAAGCGCAACGAGGGGTCGGGCTCGACGCACTTGACCTTCACGCTGGCCGAGGGCCAGGCGGGACCGGAGGCGCTGTGGCAAGCCATCGCGGGCAACGGCCTCAGCGTGCTCAATTACAGCGTGAAGGAGCCGACGCTGGAAGACGTGTTCATCGCGCTGACGGGGCGCGGGCTGCGCGACTGA